Genomic DNA from Setaria italica strain Yugu1 chromosome V, Setaria_italica_v2.0, whole genome shotgun sequence:
TGGGGAATTGGGTCATACGACTGGATTGTGGAGCTATGCTACCTGTACAAATGGAGGAACGATTTCGTTTGCTAATGGCGACTGATTTTGTTCCCGTGTTCACGTTAATGGGCCATACCCTACAGCATAGTTGAACAATTTAGTTCAACTTACCAGGGAAGGAAATCGTTACAGAATGGGAAGAATTTTGATTTCTTGACATACCCTTTTTGAGTAATTTCATTGGAACCAGGCAACAAGACACGCTACTAACTAGTCTAGGGATGATCACAGGTTCAGTAGCAGCACTGCTTGCATTCTTCCTCACGATATCAATTGGTGCGATAAATAGGATTACTCTTTTAAACTTCCCTCCTGCGATTTAGTGTTATAATAATGTTGTATGATGGTTTCCAGTTGGTCTGTTACTCGAGTACTTGCTGAGTGAGTAGCTGACTTAAACACTGTAGGGAACTCGATTAGTTTTCTACTGGGATTCACGAGCATGTGTCACATTCAACGAGAGGCTTTTAGTAGCTATATAAATGGCCTGTGCTGTCATGCACAGTGTGGATGGCTTCCCAACTGATTTTCTACTGGTGCACATGTTTTGTTATGACTTACAAATTATTCATGTTTTAAATGTAAGCTTCCCTTTCTAAGAGGGGTCTTTGTCACTGCATTAGAAGGCTCATTAAACATTGCTTCAGCATGAATAATGAAAAGAACTACAGTATTAGAAAGAAATATGTATGTCACAAAAAAGTAACTCCAGAACACTATTCTGGGAATGAGGTCCCAAATTCAACTTAGCCTGGCATAGATCGTGTCATAAGCTTTCTTTGTTTACTAATCTTGAATTTTACGATTCCTGCCTTGCAATCTCTGTCTAACTGGAGTGAACTTTGCTGAGTTGTTCATTTTGCAGGGTGACCAAGTAGATGAATTCCAGCCACTCTGTGAAGTACAGAGTGACAAAGCAACTATTGAGATAACAAGTCGTTTCAAGGGAAAAGTACATCAGATTCACTTTGGCCCTGGTGACATAGTGAAGGTAGTTATCAGATTGATTTGTCAGTTTTACTTCTCTAACTTATGTGAACAAACTTGCTGATATGTTCTACAAACTTAAATGTGTTCTATAGAGATTCTTTCATTCTCAACAGATTGTAAACTCCCTAGGTTGGTTGAACTTATTTTGCTGCAACTTACTAAGTCAATGTGCTCCCTCCAGTTAACATTATTTCAAGGTGCTACTTTGACCACTATTTTCTATTAGAATATAGTTTTAATGTCTCATAAGTGTATGCGATTATGGAAGTGCTTTTCAAGACAAACCTGCATATGATTTTTATGTTTCCTAGTAATTTTTTATAAAACTAGTGATGGTtaaatttttcaaaagtttgacTGGATGAGCATGAAGAATTTGTGATTGCAGGGAGTATTTCCTCTAACTTAATCTTTTTCCAATAACTTACATAAGTCAATGTATACTTCTTAGGTTGGTGAAACTTTATTGAAAATGATTGTGGGTGACAGCCAAATTGTATCTCCAGATAATATATTTCCATCCGCTGATAAGTCACTTGAAGAAGAGCCTGCAGTTCCTTCAAGTGAAGGCAATATTCCTAGTGGAACTCTCTCTACACCAGCTGTTAGACATCTAGCAAAGCAGTATGGGCTCAACATAAATGAAATCGTTGGAACAGGTAAAGATGGTAGGGTTTTGAAAGAAGATGTGTTGAATTATGCTGTCAGCAAGGGTCTTTACAAAGAACAATCGTCATCTTTGGAAGAGAACATTGGTCTAATTGACTTACTGGAGGAAGGGAAATCATTACCTGATGTACCCTTCTATGAAGATAAGAAGATTCTTCTCAGGTACCGCAGAAGTTTTCAAGATGACTACTTTGTTAGAACGCGCACATGATCTTAACTTGAGCTTTCCTTTCTGCAGGGGATACCAGAGAGCAATGGTCAAATCAATGAGCCTGGCTGCCAAAGTTCCACATTTTCATTATCTGGAGGAAATAAATTGTGATTCTCTTGTAAAACTGAAGAAAGCATTTCAAAATGAGAATAAAGATAATACTATCAAGCACACTTTCCTTCCGTTCCTCATAAAGTCACTCTCTATGGCACTGAATAAATATCCTATGTTGAACAGCTCtttcattgaggaaaccaatGAAGTTATTTTGAAAGGTATGTAATAAATTTCTTCATTCCGTTCTTGTTTCCTTTAATCTCGAAGAATGATGCAGAAAAATAGCTTCAGATTCAGAAGTCAGAACTTCAGAAATCCCCCATTGCAAAATTGTTACACACTTACATTTTCCCATTTAGTGAGTCAACTACTACTTTAAGAACTAACAATCTGTAAAAGATAAAATTATACTCTGTAAACACGTACTTCTGTTCCTCGAAAGTTGCTCTTCTCATCATCAAACTTACCACCAAGTTCTCCACTTTTTGTGGCAGGAATGTTGAATTAGTAGGATATCTCATAGCCTTGTGTTTGCTGATTGCAATAGCAATATATAGTTGTTTTCTGCAACAATTCGAACATGAATGATAGCTTAATTTCTATGCAATGTTAATATAACAAGAAATACCAAAGACTGGATTATGTTTTTAATACTTGTGATGATACATCCTGTGATCAAAATTTCACTGTGAATAATAATGCACATTAACCGTACTAAGACACCATTTTGTATTGACTGTTTTGTGGTGAAGTTGATGACAACTAGTATTTTATTTTCTAGGATCCCACAACATTGGGATAGCAATGGCTACAGCACATGGTTTAGTCGTGCCAAACATCAAGAAAGTGCAGTCACTATCAATATTGGAGGTCAGCAGCAACTTCTTTTTCTCCTTGAATCCATGACAATTTGTGGCTTTGCTCTGTAAATTTCGTCCCTATAATTATGTCGCTAGTTTCAACAAGGTTGAAACATGAACTATAATAAATTTGGGTAGTTTTAGAAGCTGTTTATTCCTTATGCAGAAATGATAAATTCTTGTACCCAAGtttttcaaataaataaatCTATCTTGTAGCCAAAACTCTGAAGAATACTTCCGTTGAGATAAAATCATTCTGCTGGGTAGTTATTTGCAACCTGTTGAATAGGATACGCATGCTGTTGAGACTAGAGAATTTTAGAACTGTCCAGTAGACTTAGTTGTTTTGTGCTTTGTCTCTCTAAATTTTCACCTGTTTTGCGATTGCATCAGATCACAAAGGAATTGGCGCGATTGCATGAGATGGCATCACACAACAGGCTAAGCGCTGCAGAtattgaagatggcaccataaCACTTAGCAACATAGGCGCCATTGGTGGCAAGTTCGGCTCTCCACTTCTGAACCTGCCTGAAGTTGCCATCATTGCCCTCGGGCGCATTCAGAAGCTTCCTCGCTTTGATGATGACGAAAACGTTTACCCTTCATCCATAATCAATGTATGCTTGTTGCAATACGTGTTTCACCAAACCTCTAAGCCTGCATTATTGCATTGgtttcactgaccttgacccccCCAATCCATGGCGTACGTGCAGGTTACTGTTGGAGCCGATCACCGAGTTGTTGATGGGGCCACGGTTGCAAGATTCTGTAATGAGTGGAAGGGCCTCGTGGAGGAGCCAGAGCTGCTCTTGCTGCATATGCGATGATCCAGTAAGATACCTGATGCGAGGGATTGCTCAAAATTTCTGAAGATAAGTTGAAATGGAGGCATTCCGGCATCGCAACTTCACACCGAAAGACTATTGCGAATTGCGAGTCACTTGCGTTTGTATACAAATTAATAATCAGCGCAGCTTCTCCCCTGCAAATAGGGATCGCATCCTGTACATGACCGTACACCTTTGCAATAAAGCGGGGgttattttttttgttcagaGTATAAGATCTTATGTACACACACGCACACTACCTCACGACCACCTCTAAGCAGATTGGAGGCCTAGCCTCACGTAGTCACATATCTCGGACAAGCTCTTTGATCACAATAAACACATCCATGTGTGATGTGTGCGTGTATTGGGGCCTGTTGGTATCGCTCTAGCTCCAGGAATTTTGAGAGCTGCTCATTGTCGGGTTCGGAAATTCTAGGATCTGGATACTGGGCTCATTAAAATTATTGGTTAAGTTATTTTATTACTCCCTCAGTTCCTTGTTTTGGCTTCATtttgttatgcatttagatatactcTATGTAaaattcatagattttattatgcatttagatataccctatgtctagatttacatagattttgttatgcatttagatatacccTACGTCTATAtcataatttggaacggagggagtactattttGGATTAAAACACATATATTTAATCTAGTTTACTTAATGCTACAAATTTCAAATCGGATCTCGAAGCTCCAGATATGCCAAACAAGATCATTTTATTATTTTCAACAAATTCCAAATCCTGCACGGATCTCATAGCTGGACCTATGTCAAACAGATCTAAGTTATTCCTTAAGATAAAATTAAGAAATTGCGAGAACTTTCAAACCCCGGTGGATAGGTTTTACAACAAAAGCTATGCTCAATTTGCAATGGATGTTGCTTATGAAATTCTAAGCTGCACGTGTGAAACAAACCAAATTCACCAAAGGAAATTTTGATCCTTGTACCTCTATGTCCTAGGATACTCTGGTTGTCATATACGAATCCTCTTGCAGCATGCCACATTTCTTTGCAATGTTGAAAGCATCTAAACCTCTAATTTAGGTTTCGGTAATTAATGATAACATTTGTGAACTAACAATTTCAATTGAAATATGAGTATAGGTTGGACTTGGAGTTGGATTGAGCTTCAATGGTTGCTATAGTGATAGCTTGGATGATCTAAAAACTAAAAGCTCAAAGCAAAGGTATATAATATGATTTTTCAATTTTATCAGTCAAATAGAGAATGTTATTTGATCAGCTAAATAGttgtactatcaagaggggtcaATGGCCATTACGCTTCTTCgctaaaaaaaattgcatttgCATGTACATGGATAAGTGGCGtttgaaaaagagaaaataatCACTTTGAAAATGTTTTTGAAATGGCTAACCGGTCAACAGACTGCCCGGCCTAGAGAGGCGGACAATTATTTGACTTCCAAAATTGAATTTGTTCATTCTCTAAAAAAATCGAATTTGTTCTGTCGAGTTGGAACTTGTGAGGCGGATAGTCCGCCATTATGCTTTTTTATTTTGGATAGAATCGTTGCTTCTCCAAGCTGCACGAAAGGGTTTACGACAGACAGTCGGCTAGTTGGGGCGAGCAGTCCGCCGGCTAATATCTTGGATCGGACAAAAACTTGGTTGTTTCTAGTGGTGCCAAAACTTATATGGCGGACTGTCGGGCACGCAGGGGTGGACAGTTCCGTCGGCTAACTTTGGGAGCTGGacaaaaacttgaaatttttagGTAGGATGTCTCTTTGAACAGCGGAAAGTCCGATCTTGTTGGACGGACAGTTCTCTGGTTACTTTTCATCTCGAGCACCATCTGTAGAGTTTCTgagtaaatatttttttagtgtAAACAGTCCGGTTCACTTGAGGTAGATATATAGTCCGCCAACGCTGAAACACAGCCGACTCTAACAACATTTATTGCGAAAATAGTCATTGGATTTGAATGGCGGACAATCCGGCCATTGAGAGGCGGACAATCCGTGAAAACTTTTTTTAGATTTCTGTTTCATCTCCTAACTCAGATGGATTTAGTTTTGTACTCAGTTTGGGCGTGGAGCTTGTGATTTGGAATAGGATCTACTCAAGTGTCATGTGTAGCTGCAAATACAGATGGGTTCTGGATGAACAAATATGTCTGTACTGCCATGGATACTAGATTACTAGGCAGACCCTCACGTTATGTTCTAAAAGAGGTGCGTTGAGATTCCGTGATCTAAAATTGCATCATTCACTTTAGTTGCGCGTCAGTTGATTCATCTCATGTAGAGTACTTTCTTTATGCAGAAGTTGCAGCGCCTGGGCGGTGACTGTCGTTGTTCTGGTGCGTGGTTGGAGTTGTTGCGAGGATATCTCAGTTAGTTCAGGATTGAGAGGAACGAGCCTTGCAAGTTGATCGATTAGTTTTGCTTTCATTCTAAAATTAGAGCATAAAGATGTATCTGATGTACGAGGAGCATATGAATCTTGAAGTGTAACAATGAAATAAAATTTGTCCTTGAATTTTGATCCCTACTTTCTAAATATGAGCTCCAGAATAAACATGCGTGgaagaaaaaatattataaaaataatgtgCAAGGGATATAATAATAATGAAAATAAATATATACCATTTTTTTCCCTACTGATCGGAACGGCAAAATGGTGGTAGGGGAGTATCTTTACAGCTAGGATAGGAGTTGCCGTATCAGATACTTTCCCTACCGATTAAATTCCTAAGGAAAGATTGATTCCCCATGGTTTCAGGATCACCCGTAGGGACTTTCATCTTTCCCGTTGAATTCCTCCCGAGGAATCTTTCCCTACGAAATATTTGTAGGGAACATGTTTCCCTACCGTTTTTCAGCATTTCCCTAGGATTTCAGGCTTTAGGGAGTTCCAGTAAACCCTCACTTAGGTAGTTCTACTTATGTTACTAATTAAATTCATTTAGTATTATAATTTAGTTGAAACGTCTATTCAACCTCTCTAGTCGGTATAGTCGGTATCCTAAATCCTACAAATGTCAAATAATGCAAAACTCTCAATAGACTTTTTTATGATGGTTTGAATCCATTCAGAACTAGATCAAACTTGCTATTCTCACCTCAAATTCAATTAAGAAACTAGAGCATGAAGCATTTGTGAGTTGGATTTTAGGTGCCTTTCATTTGGAGTTTTGGTGAAGTTTGAATTTGATTCAAATGCAAATTCTAACTaattttataatatatatatacaggCTAACCTAACCTTAGCCAAAACTTGACCAAATTAAAGCCCAACCCACCGTGCATGGTTGTTCTGGAAGGAGAGAATAAAGATAACCACACCATATTGACTTTGGTGCTCCAAGAATTTGGACAAAATACTGAGGCAAAATATATATGACATATCTATAGCCCAAGGTACTAAGGTGGCAGGGGCAGAGTTGGGCCGGCCCAACACCTAGAGCCTCTCCATGGGCTGATTTCGCTGGCTGGACCGGACCTTCTTGCAAGAATTTGCTACAGTGTGGAAATGGTGGGCCGACGTCTAGGGCCACGGCCCTAGTGGTCCTAGGCCTTCCCCCGTCCCTGTAAGGTGGAGCTTAGGGTCAACTTTATTTCTGCTGTCATGCTGATTCTCATATGTTCATGTGTTTATGCAATTGAGAGAATTATGAACGGATTCAACTTGATTGCTATGCCGTATTTCACGACCATAGACTTGGGATTTACTCAAAGTGGCTCAAATACCACGAACAAGTTCATGGTTTTCCCGAATGATTGCTACAAAAAGTAGCCCAATGAAGCAGTTACTTTTGATGCATCCCACATAATTATTTTTGGTCTTTATCATAGCAATAGGCGTTCAACTCGGTGGAGAGATTCTGGTAGAAAAGGTCGTAGCACAATGGCTTAACCTTAACATTATGTGCGCAGCCACACAAATCGCTTTGAGGCCAAGCATATGGAGAGTAGTGCATACACAGCACAAGGTGTGTGTCTCTCTCTGCAAACTTTGCTTTTGTAGCTTATAAATTGTATCTATAGTCAGGTTGATCCTAATCCCTAATAGATTTGTGAACTCAATTGCAAATGGAAATTCTTTCGATGGCAAACGGTGGAATTTATCAGAGATGAAAACGTATAGACAAATTAGCCATGGAATTTGTATGCGCATTTATGCTAGTTattgtaagaaaaaaaatcaatggtcAAAGCGAACTGAATACAACTCAGTTAAGGTTATGCCAACAATGAGACATTTGTGGTGACTACATTAATCTCAATTTTCAAGACATGTCAATCCATTCTCTTTTTGGGACGTCCATATCAATCAATTCTCTGTTTGAGACGTCCATAGAAGTAGACTGTGTATGCGTGCATATGTAGATGTAGGTGTGTATGTTATCGTTTAGGAATATGTGTTTCAAAAAATTAATGATAAAATCTATTTTTAAAGATTTCCCCATATCAAAACATATGCCTTATATTGATGGGATGATGGAGAGAGGGAACGGATTAATTATgaattagggcctgtttggttatggttgcttatgcataagcaacttaaaataagcaaataagttgcttataaacTAAACACTCTTActtatagagttgcttataagttgcttttTTTGCTTATGAGGTGCTGTTTACCCCCTACCCTCCCCCACTTTTCTCTCTCCCCCACTTTTCTCTCTCCCCCGTCGGCACTCCTCTCCTCAgatcctcttctctctctcgtTCTCTCCCCCGACCCGGCgctcccaccccgccgccgcgcccggtcTCCGCCCACCGgtcccggcccgccgccgccgccgacctccgcgcGCCGCTCCCGCCACGGCCCGCCGCTCAtggcccgcctccgccgccggcctccacgCCCCGCtcccgccccaccgccgccgcgggcctccgcgcgccgcccgcctccgcgcgccAATTTCTTCTGGCACCAAGGACCAGGTGGACCAGGACCCGGGTATTGATTAGGGGTAGAGAgaaatgggatggcaggggcaaatgtgtcaatagcagtctcatttattgcaaataaacaacccaaaccaaacacctagatttaaaaataagcaactacaataagcaactttaagttaCTTATAATAAGCAGCCataaccaaacagacccttaatcTCTCTAGTATCCCAAGAAATTTTCTGAGTTACTCTCCGATGACCTCAGATATGATATATAGAAATCCGTGGCTGATATAGTATGCGACCTCTGGTACTCATTGGTTGCCACCCTAGTAGGGAGAAGATAATTAATGGTTAGCATCCACGTCAAGTTGCTACACGCCAGTACTACAGCTACATAGTACTATAAGAGAACGAAGAAGCCAAGATCTTCCCAACCAGTCCGGCAGTCCACGCCTCCTCTGCTGCCCCCCTCCTATTTGGCTGGAGGATGGAGCGGCGGGACTTGCTCTCGGCGACCGTCCTGGCCGTCCTCCTGGCCACCGGCATcgccgccaccacggccgcGAAAACGGCCACCTCCCAGCGGCACAagccgcggcggccggtgccGGCGGCCGTCTCGTCGTGCGACGTGTACAATAAGGGCAGCTGGGTGGCGGACGAGTCGTACCCGCTGTACGACGCGGCGAGCTGCCCCTTCGTCCGCAAGGAGTTCGACTGCCGCCGCATGGGCCGCCCCGACACGACGTACCTCAAGTACCGGTGGCAGCCCACCCCGCCCTGCTCCCTCCCAAGGTTTGTTTGTCGATCACAATGGCGATCGCTAGTTTGCCGGCGTAGCGTTTGAGCTCATTTCGTTGCTTCTTCCTTTGGCTGTATTAGGTTCGACGGGCTGAAGCTTCTGAGCACGTGGCGCGGGAAGACGGTGGCGTTCGTGGGCGACTCGCTGGTGGTGAACCAGTACGAGTCGCTGCTGTGCAtgctccacgccgccgcgccgggcgcCCGGACCAACGCGTCGTGGGCGTCCGGGGAGAGCCCCTCGATCACCGTCCGTTTCGAGGTACGTATACGATCGCACCTTGATTCTTTAATTTTCATCATGGGTTGTGGTGATCACTTGACGACAGCGCGCACAAGCTTCGGTGTCGGTACGGTGGGTCGGCGGCCGAGCGTGGGGGTGGACGGTGCCCTACTGcccttcttcctcttgattTCCGCTAGGTCTCGTAGGCGGCGCAGGAGCAGTAGTCCATTGCCTCGATCCTCCGCAGGCACAGACGACAACCTGGCTGGCCGAGCATCAGCTTCAACAAGATTGATGGCACCAGGCACCAACCTCGCATGCGTCGTCCTCGATAGACTAAGGTAGTTAGTTCAAGTGTCAAGTGATCAGCGTCTGCAGGTGTTGATGGGGAAGGGAATGAGGGGGGTGGCCTATGCTGATCATGGTGCGCATCGTCATCTGTCAAGAGCATGCGCTTAGCTTGCCGCGCATTTCCAAAGTCAACATGGAAAACCTGTCGCCGCAAGTTTGGGATCTGCCACCTGCACTGCACCCCAAGAGCAAGAGGCGGGTCTACGGCTCACATGCGTGACAAttgacatgcatgcatgttcgTGGCACATGGTGCTACACTGCTACGCATTCTAAATTGTGTTCGTGTCAGGTCGTGAGAGGTGCCGTAGAATTTGAGAGTATTTTTCTTCCCGTCTGTTCTTTTTTCCCGGGAATCACTTTTCCTGTGTGTTTTGATAAGAGGAAGTGAGATGAAACTAGTGGTTTGACCTAAACCATGCATGCAACATGTTTCGATGGGAAATGGGAGAAACGAGCACCATTACATACGCTGGGGAAAACCAAATCCTGTGTTGGTTAACCGATGCCACGGCAAGCACCCATCCGGTCAGTGCAGGGCCTATGGGAAAGAGTCTtcgaatctagaaaagccacaTTATTTAGCTTTAATGGACACCCAGAAAAGGATTCACGGCAACGGAATAATGTGCTTCCATTTTCATAGTACAAAAGATCATGGTACTCATCAAAATAATGTGCTTCTATTTCTCGTCCTACCAGCCGCATGTCATCCTCAAGTTTGGTCCCCATGTCTCTCGAAAGCAATGCTTAAACGACATACATTAGCTTACAAATACGCAACTCGGTTCCAAATTTTACGTCCCACAAAATTTTGTATGGATCTCACTATACATTATGGGCATAAAGGGAGAGATGGGTGAATGTGAGCTGCTTGATTCCAATCCAACTGGGCcaaattaaaatgaattaaTGACGCGATACATGCAGGACTACGGTGTGACTCTGGTGTACTACTTGTCGCATTACCTGGTCGACCTCGTCCACGACAAGGCCAGGCGCATCGCCCTCAAGCTCGACACGGTGGACGAAGGCCGCAATTGGCTCGGCGCCGACGTgctcgtcttcggctcctggcgTTGGTGGGCGCGCAAGAGGTGAGAGCTCAGTGATCGTCGTCTCTCCCGGTGACCTGCCTCAAGACCAAAACGGCCCTGTTCTTTGACTCGGCTGGCTGCGTTTCTGAACTCGCACTTGGTGTCTGTGTGTATTTTTTGCTGCATGCAGCTGGGACTACATCCAGGATGGCAACACGGTCGTGCAGGACATGGACCGGACCCAGGCCTTCACCAAGGGCCTGCAGACCTGGGCCAGATGGGTCGACGCCAACCTCCTCCAGGCCAGCACCAAAGTCTTCTTCCAGGGATACTCTCCCAATCACCTCAAGTAACAATCTTCCAAGCACTTGCAGACTGCGATCGAGCCCTTGTGCCATGCGCTAACAAGGTGACAATGCAACTGTGCAGCGGCCAGGAATGGGGGGCGCCTTGGGGCAAGACGTGCGTGGGGGAGACGATGCCAGTGAACAACACCGCGGCATACCACGGCCAACCCAACCCGCAGGACGCGATCGTGAGGAGAGTCCTGGCCGGCATGACGAAGCCGGTGCACCTGCTGGACATCACCTTCATGTCGCAGCTGAGGAAGGACGGCCACACTACCAAGTACAACGGGGACATCCAAGGTGGGGACTGCACCCACTGGTGCGTCGCTGGTGTACCTGACACCTGGAACACAGTCTTCTACTCTGTTCTTGCCGCCGGGAATTCACTACGGTATTGAGCTAGCATGTGCAGTTGGATGATGAAAGGAAAACATGTATCGGACTCATTTATTTGTTGAGTTTAGAATAATATTAATTTATTGGGGCCAAAGGATTTTTCAGCTTAAAGGTTATGCGACAGACATAGATGTGCAACAATGCAAGATAGTGTAATTGTCAACCTAGGATAATGGTGTAAATGTAAGCCGTTTATATATTGATACTGCATTCTTGTCGCATATATGTTGCATTAGACGTGAAGTATAAGGACATGTAGTGATCAAGAGGAGCAGCTAAGAGCATCTTCAGCAGATTTCCTTTCCGTTTTCCCATTTTCTCTTTTCAGCCGCAAGGAGATTTAGTGGAGAAAAAACAGCTGCAGCATATCCCATTTCCGTTTCCCTTTTACCTTTATTTTTCTCGATCCCCTTTCATCACTCCTCCCTTCACCCATCTCCCTTTCCTTCTTCCTGTTCCTCTCCAACTGCACGATCTACAACCCGCGAGAAAGACCTGGCCGTCCGATCCGTCCATTGGCCAGGCACTTTCGCCGGCCACCCCCGCCGTCGCCCGTATGCCCCCATGCTCCACCTgtgcgccgccggggccgccaCCCATACGCcccgggcgccgccggggaCCGCAGCGGGGGCGCCATGGCCGCTGCCCGTACGCCGCCGTAGGCCGCGGCTGGGCGCCGCCGGGGGATGCAGCGGGAGCCGCAGCGTGGACCGGCCCCTGCCCAGGCGCCGCTGGCCTGCGCTGGGCCAGCCCCTGCCCAGGCGCCGC
This window encodes:
- the LOC101780293 gene encoding lipoamide acyltransferase component of branched-chain alpha-keto acid dehydrogenase complex, mitochondrial; its protein translation is MAWARLASRSRLRPAASSAVSRAPRASPPAPPPPPQAGHAARAAPPLRRLLRLPQLHSAAAASSASHARRLGDRWQRLGVARRWLSDASAAAEAAELVEVPLAQTGEGIAECELLRWFVNEGDQVDEFQPLCEVQSDKATIEITSRFKGKVHQIHFGPGDIVKVGETLLKMIVGDSQIVSPDNIFPSADKSLEEEPAVPSSEGNIPSGTLSTPAVRHLAKQYGLNINEIVGTGKDGRVLKEDVLNYAVSKGLYKEQSSSLEENIGLIDLLEEGKSLPDVPFYEDKKILLRGYQRAMVKSMSLAAKVPHFHYLEEINCDSLVKLKKAFQNENKDNTIKHTFLPFLIKSLSMALNKYPMLNSSFIEETNEVILKGSHNIGIAMATAHGLVVPNIKKVQSLSILEITKELARLHEMASHNRLSAADIEDGTITLSNIGAIGGKFGSPLLNLPEVAIIALGRIQKLPRFDDDENVYPSSIINVTVGADHRVVDGATVARFCNEWKGLVEEPELLLLHMR
- the LOC101772183 gene encoding protein trichome birefringence-like 38, giving the protein MERRDLLSATVLAVLLATGIAATTAAKTATSQRHKPRRPVPAAVSSCDVYNKGSWVADESYPLYDAASCPFVRKEFDCRRMGRPDTTYLKYRWQPTPPCSLPRFDGLKLLSTWRGKTVAFVGDSLVVNQYESLLCMLHAAAPGARTNASWASGESPSITVRFEDYGVTLVYYLSHYLVDLVHDKARRIALKLDTVDEGRNWLGADVLVFGSWRWWARKSWDYIQDGNTVVQDMDRTQAFTKGLQTWARWVDANLLQASTKVFFQGYSPNHLNGQEWGAPWGKTCVGETMPVNNTAAYHGQPNPQDAIVRRVLAGMTKPVHLLDITFMSQLRKDGHTTKYNGDIQGGDCTHWCVAGVPDTWNTVFYSVLAAGNSLRY